Proteins from one Triticum aestivum cultivar Chinese Spring chromosome 7A, IWGSC CS RefSeq v2.1, whole genome shotgun sequence genomic window:
- the LOC123148508 gene encoding translation initiation factor IF-2 isoform X1: MTEDARGRAVNPACPNAANPFHRCAEYCPVAAPAGKSPPPPPQPGRAAAQNGAGPRGDGAGGARQQAVNPDCPNADNPFHRCAGYCPVAPPAVKSPPVPPGLGGQNGRTHSDGDLQPRTRRRDRAGGSAGGLPLYVFLREGSSDGEGKKVDPRCPNAANPFHVCTNHCLAKMVEGGRSSEGGKSPISLFSRHSGRSTSSSEDGSVKSGGSKKADPKCPNAGNPFHECGEHCTVKMKELEKQKKADKKSPRKKGGKDGAVVQNWKVDPRCPNAGNPFHICAQYCFDHLNEAPSTPTSKPDSRKGKAVMKAEPTEEINPDCVNASNPYHKCGEYCKRNGNR; the protein is encoded by the exons ATGACCGAGGACGCCAGAGGGCGGGCGGTCAATCCGGCCTGCCCCAACGCCGCCAACCCCTTCCACCGCTGCGCCGAGtactgccccgtcgccgcccccgccggcaagtcccccccgccgccgccgcagcctggCCGCGCCGCGGCGCAGAACGGGGCTGGACCGCGTGGCGACGGAGCGGGAGGGGCGAGGCAGCAGGCGGTCAACCCGGACTGCCCCAACGCCGACAACCCCTTCCACCGCTGCGCCGGGTACTGCCCCGTCGCGCCCCCGGCGGTGAAGTCGCCCCCGGTGCCGCCGGGCCTCGGGGGCCAGAACGGGAGGACGCACAGCGACGGCGACCTGCAGCCCAGGACGCGCCGCCGCGACAGGGCCGGCGGCTccgccggcggcctccccctcTATGTCTTCC TGCGTGAAGGCTCCTCGGACGGGGAAGGCAAGAAGGTGGATCCCCGGTGCCCCAACGCGGCCAACCCGTTCCACGTCTGCACCAACCACTGCCTCGCCAAGATGGTCGAGGGCGGCCGCTCGTCGGAGGGTGGCAAATCCCCCATTTCCCTCTTCTCCCGCCACTCCGgccgctccacctcctcctcggaaG ATGGCAGCGTCAAGTCCGGGGGCAGCAAGAAGGCGGATCCAAAGTGCCCGAATGCCGGCAACCCTTTTCATGAATGTGGAGAGCATTGTACCGTCAAGATGAAGGAACTGGAGAAGCAGAAGAAAGCCGATAAGAAGTCGCCGCGCAagaaag GTGGGAAGGATGGCGCCGTGGTGCAAAATTGGAAGGTCGATCCGAGGTGCCCAAATGCGGGCAACCCATTCCATATATGCGCCCAGTACTGTTTCGATCATTTGAACGAAGCGCCATCAACACCTACAAGCAAGCCAG ACTCAAGAAAGGGAAAGGCTGTCATGAAAGCAGAGCCAACGGAAGAAATCAATCCTGATTGTGTCAATGCATCCAATCCGTATCATAAATGTGGAGAATATTGCAAAAGAAATGGCAACAGATAG
- the LOC123148508 gene encoding uncharacterized protein isoform X2: protein MTEDARGRAVNPDCPNADNPFHRCAGYCPVAPPAVKSPPVPPGLGGQNGRTHSDGDLQPRTRRRDRAGGSAGGLPLYVFLREGSSDGEGKKVDPRCPNAANPFHVCTNHCLAKMVEGGRSSEGGKSPISLFSRHSGRSTSSSEDGSVKSGGSKKADPKCPNAGNPFHECGEHCTVKMKELEKQKKADKKSPRKKGGKDGAVVQNWKVDPRCPNAGNPFHICAQYCFDHLNEAPSTPTSKPDSRKGKAVMKAEPTEEINPDCVNASNPYHKCGEYCKRNGNR, encoded by the exons ATGACCGAGGACGCCAGAGGGCGG GCGGTCAACCCGGACTGCCCCAACGCCGACAACCCCTTCCACCGCTGCGCCGGGTACTGCCCCGTCGCGCCCCCGGCGGTGAAGTCGCCCCCGGTGCCGCCGGGCCTCGGGGGCCAGAACGGGAGGACGCACAGCGACGGCGACCTGCAGCCCAGGACGCGCCGCCGCGACAGGGCCGGCGGCTccgccggcggcctccccctcTATGTCTTCC TGCGTGAAGGCTCCTCGGACGGGGAAGGCAAGAAGGTGGATCCCCGGTGCCCCAACGCGGCCAACCCGTTCCACGTCTGCACCAACCACTGCCTCGCCAAGATGGTCGAGGGCGGCCGCTCGTCGGAGGGTGGCAAATCCCCCATTTCCCTCTTCTCCCGCCACTCCGgccgctccacctcctcctcggaaG ATGGCAGCGTCAAGTCCGGGGGCAGCAAGAAGGCGGATCCAAAGTGCCCGAATGCCGGCAACCCTTTTCATGAATGTGGAGAGCATTGTACCGTCAAGATGAAGGAACTGGAGAAGCAGAAGAAAGCCGATAAGAAGTCGCCGCGCAagaaag GTGGGAAGGATGGCGCCGTGGTGCAAAATTGGAAGGTCGATCCGAGGTGCCCAAATGCGGGCAACCCATTCCATATATGCGCCCAGTACTGTTTCGATCATTTGAACGAAGCGCCATCAACACCTACAAGCAAGCCAG ACTCAAGAAAGGGAAAGGCTGTCATGAAAGCAGAGCCAACGGAAGAAATCAATCCTGATTGTGTCAATGCATCCAATCCGTATCATAAATGTGGAGAATATTGCAAAAGAAATGGCAACAGATAG
- the LOC123148508 gene encoding uncharacterized protein isoform X3, with translation MTEDARGRAVNPACPNAANPFHRCAEYCPVAPPAVKSPPVPPGLGGQNGRTHSDGDLQPRTRRRDRAGGSAGGLPLYVFLREGSSDGEGKKVDPRCPNAANPFHVCTNHCLAKMVEGGRSSEGGKSPISLFSRHSGRSTSSSEDGSVKSGGSKKADPKCPNAGNPFHECGEHCTVKMKELEKQKKADKKSPRKKGGKDGAVVQNWKVDPRCPNAGNPFHICAQYCFDHLNEAPSTPTSKPDSRKGKAVMKAEPTEEINPDCVNASNPYHKCGEYCKRNGNR, from the exons ATGACCGAGGACGCCAGAGGGCGGGCGGTCAATCCGGCCTGCCCCAACGCCGCCAACCCCTTCCACCGCTGCGCCGA GTACTGCCCCGTCGCGCCCCCGGCGGTGAAGTCGCCCCCGGTGCCGCCGGGCCTCGGGGGCCAGAACGGGAGGACGCACAGCGACGGCGACCTGCAGCCCAGGACGCGCCGCCGCGACAGGGCCGGCGGCTccgccggcggcctccccctcTATGTCTTCC TGCGTGAAGGCTCCTCGGACGGGGAAGGCAAGAAGGTGGATCCCCGGTGCCCCAACGCGGCCAACCCGTTCCACGTCTGCACCAACCACTGCCTCGCCAAGATGGTCGAGGGCGGCCGCTCGTCGGAGGGTGGCAAATCCCCCATTTCCCTCTTCTCCCGCCACTCCGgccgctccacctcctcctcggaaG ATGGCAGCGTCAAGTCCGGGGGCAGCAAGAAGGCGGATCCAAAGTGCCCGAATGCCGGCAACCCTTTTCATGAATGTGGAGAGCATTGTACCGTCAAGATGAAGGAACTGGAGAAGCAGAAGAAAGCCGATAAGAAGTCGCCGCGCAagaaag GTGGGAAGGATGGCGCCGTGGTGCAAAATTGGAAGGTCGATCCGAGGTGCCCAAATGCGGGCAACCCATTCCATATATGCGCCCAGTACTGTTTCGATCATTTGAACGAAGCGCCATCAACACCTACAAGCAAGCCAG ACTCAAGAAAGGGAAAGGCTGTCATGAAAGCAGAGCCAACGGAAGAAATCAATCCTGATTGTGTCAATGCATCCAATCCGTATCATAAATGTGGAGAATATTGCAAAAGAAATGGCAACAGATAG